TGATCCTCCAAGGCTCTAGGATGACTCACTCTTCCTTGGGCTCAGGGGTGGGGCTGATATTTCTTCCCTGAGTTGGCCCTGCTCTCCCTGGCTCTTGTCATCCCCATTGTCTCCAGCCACCAGAGCCACATTCCTCAGATAGTAAGTGTTGAAGCAGTTGGTCTGTTCATCTCCAGGATTCAGGTTACAGCAGAGGGCAGAGTCTCGCCAGAAGTTATGTCGGGGACCACACAGGTCCTCAATGAAGGCcgatttctgaaggaaaaaagtaaagcagagaTGATGGGGAGGGGGCTACCCGAGGTCAAGCATCAATACTGGGGTGTTCAAAGTCCCCCTTCCCTCAGCTTCTAGTGCTATCTCCCTGGATCCTTTCCTGGGGTCCAGAGAGAGCTCAAGGCGGCCTTGCACAGCTAGATTCCTTGTGACAGACGTAAGTGCACATCTGGAAATGCCTGAAGCTTGAGGCCCAGAAAAGGCATAATAGGAACTTAGAGGTGGGGAGCAGATCAGGTCAGGAATGAAGACTTcggaaatcaagaaaaaagatcTTCTCCACTAGTCCTCTTTATTTCTGTGAGCAAGTCTGAGGTACTGAAGAGAAGGGGTAGCTGGAGTTGtagccctctctcctccctcccctgcctttctGTGGAGACTATgacctccttctgcccccactcACCTTCTCCTCAGCACAGCAGGCCTGCTCTGGAAACGGCAGGTCACAGCAGTGGGTGGTCATGTTCCGGATCAGCCCAGGAATCTGTTTACTATGTTGGTAGGAAAGGGGAAGGGGTCAGGGTCTTTCTGCATCCCTAGGCATCGAAGTGGTGCTTGGAGACCATGGTGTTGCTCTTACCAAGAGTACCCCAGAGGGTGCCCAGAAGGGAGGttttggggaaaggaagagagttgGGGAAGAATTGGGCAAGACTCACTGCTTGCTAAGGACTCTTCCATTTCCACAGAGGTGGCCCATGAGGTCGGGGGTAACTCGGCTGAGGTCAAGGGTCAAGATGTCCCGGTCATAGTTGGGGTAGGGAGCCCGACGGGCAAAGCACTCATCGCGGGCAGGACTAGGAGGGTAGTGGCAACACGAGTGCTGGTGGGTCTTGACAGACTGTTCCCGATCACAATATCCATCAAGGGCATCCTCCCACTGCGGGCCAGAGAGAGGGAAGTCAGAAGCCTGGAGACTTGGCCCTTTCTCTTCTGACCCTCTGCTTCCCTTACTGCCCTATGCTATGAGGTGAAGGGGCCAAAGGGGAAGGGCAAGGAACCAGAGGACTGGGATTGGCAGCCGTGGATGTATGGCGCTGGGAAGGTGGAAGGATGGAAGCACAAATGAGGCTTGGAGCTGGTCACAGGACATGAGCTGGAATGGTAGACGAGGGGGTCAGGTAAGGCCAGAGCTGCACGGGTGGATGGCACATGAGTGCATGTGTGGGATCAAGGGTGGATGAGGCCAGGAGTGCAGGGTGAAGGCTCAAGATGAACAGAGTCAAATGACGAATACAATGGATGCACAGACACTTGCAAGCAGATGAACGGGCAGACGTGCTCACACTGGGGAGGTACGTGGACGAACGGATCAGCAGGATCAGAGGTCGGAGATGGGCGGGCAGGCAGACGGGCTCCTGGGACCGGGACGCCCACTTACGGCCTTCCATGTACAGGTGTGGTTGTTCCCCTGCCGGCAGCAGCGCTGGAACTCCCCCTCTAGCCGGGTCAATGCTTGCAGCTGTCTTTGGATGGGGTCAGTAGCTGGGAGGTTGCGTGGCACAGAACGGAAGCGTCTTAGGTGGCAGATGTTCTTGACATTGTCCAGTGTGGGTACCCCAGGGGGGAAAGGCAGCTCGGGGCCTGAGGAAGTACCAGGCTGGTGGCTGGGGCAGGCCCGGAGCTGGTAGTGTGGCTGGGGAGCTTCCTCCTGGAAGCAGGAGAATCGAGCCTCCCCCTGCTGTTTGCAGCACCGGTGGGGTCGGGTCTTGACCGAGAACTCGGCCTCACAGAATCGGGTCATTGCGTCCTCCCACTAGAGCAAGAGGGATGGATCAGCCCAGCAGCCCAGTGTCCACattcctgtcttcctcccaggCTCCAGAAAAGGACCCTGGGCAGGTAGATAAGAAAGAAGCAGAGGCTGTCCTCTGCCCTCCCAGCACACTGGGGAGGCCCAAGGTAGGGCCAAGAAAAGGGTCCTGAGTTTCCTACATACCCAGGCCTAGAAGTCCTTCCGACGTACACGTACTGTTTGGAAGTTAAAGGACACCCCTGGCTTCAAGAGCCCAACTCTTACCACGAGTTTTGTACAGTCCAAGCGGTTTGTGCGGCTGTGACAGCGGCAGCAGCGGGAATATCCAGTCTCCAGCAAATTGAGGGTCTCACCCTGGCGAGTAAGGTGGGAGAAGCCAGATTGTGGCAGGTTCCAAGGGCCATACACCACATGCTGACGATTAGGAAGGCAGATCTGGTCCAAATTGTCTGGAGAAGGCCGCCCAGGGGGGAAGCCATCCAGCCGGTGGCCCCAGCCACCTCGGGATCGGCCCTGTTGGcagtgcagggctggattccaAGACTCAGGCTCAGGGGGGCTACGGTCCATAGCTGGCTTTTCTAGAACGGAGAAAACAGAGTGGGAAGGGGAATGAGTAGAGGGACAGAGACAGTCTGAATGAGCTGGGAGGACTGAGAACTTGGGGTTGAGGAGAAAGGGTTGGGAGGACATGGGATAGAAATGAACTTGTGGTTTTACCTTCAGAATGACcgatggaaaggaaagagaactgGGGCATGAAAGATGTCCCTTTTATAGCCCCCACAAATCAGACCTGCTCCCTGTGCTGCTTCCCAAggctcaggctccctgcctccctccccagggtcctgagcaCAAAAAGCAGAGGGATGGACAGACCAGAGCtgtcactcaccctctctctgctTAGATGGGAAGGTCATTTCCTCCTGATGTAGGAAAGGTGGGTCTACTGGGATAGAAGGAGATGTTTAAGCAGAAGCCATATTGGGATGGGCTAGAACAGGGGGACCTGGCCAGCTGCCACTCATAAAGAGGAAGTCAGTACAGAAGCAAGTGAATATAAATGCTTTTATGCCATTTAATCTCATAACTTTATAAAATAAGTcttatttccccatttttacatatgaggaaactaaggcttggaGAGAcaacttacccaaagtcacacagctagcaagtggcacaGCCCCCAAAGCCCATGCTCCTTAGGCAGGAGGGTAATGAGGAGAGGGAGTCACTTACTTTCCTTCTGTTCAACAgggacctggggagggggcagctcttCTTGGAGGGGGATGGCTTCCTGAGGGAGAGGGGGATCCGCTACAAGACAGGAGTGAGGGCACAAAGAAGCAAGGATCAGACTGGTGTCAGCAAGACTAGCAGGTTGGGGGTGAGGAAATGGGCAAGCACTCACCTTGCTTTTCCAcagggagttggggagggggcaaCTCCTCCTCTTGGGCAGGGATGGCATCCCGAGAGGGAGGAGGCTGCACTATAGAAGGGGGGTATGTGAGTAGACCACCCTTTCTTCCAGCCGGGGCAAGGAATGGGCAGGGCCTTCTCACCTCTCCCCATCTGAAGAAGGGGAAGTAAGCCAGACTAGAAACCTGGAGGGGCAATGAGAGGGGTGCACGGTGGACTTACCTTCACTCTGTCCCTCAAAATAGGAGCCATGCTGAGGGGTGTCAGGGTGATCCATGGGGAGGGCTCGGgaccggggtggggaggggggtgctgcaTATCCAACTAGAGGTTAAGAGGGGAGATGGTCAGAGCTGACAGTTTCTCCTAGCCACCCCCCATCCCATGCTGCTCCCCCAAACTCTTACCTTCTTGAATGTGGTAGGTGAGGGGCTCTGgccccagctccctctgccctggAGCCTCGGAGCCTGGAAGATGAAAGGTGAGTCGGGTGGTTTTGAGGAGCCCTTTCTTTGTCCCAAGCACAGGATGTGGGGGCAGTAGATGTCAAGGGTGTAGGCAAGATGACCAGGACACCAGCCAGTCCTTCTGTATTGCTCCTGTCCCACGTGCCCTAATGAATCCACCCACCCCCGCCCAAACCCACCTAGGTGTGACCAGTTGGGTTCTGAGAAAACCGTGATGTTCTGACAGCCTCACCTCTACCAGGCTCAAAGCCTTGGGTCTCGCGAGTCCAGGCCTGAAGGGAATGTGACATATGGGGCTAGGAGTAGGGGTAGTGGGATGGTGGAGGCCCTGATCTCCTGTCAGTGTCTCTCCATGAGGGCTTCCGGGCTCTCCGCCTCTCAGCCTCTCAAGTTTTCCAGAGGAGCAAGTCTGGACTTTGGACTGGTTGGGGCTTCATCTGCTCACCTCCTCTAGGCTGTTTAAACATATGTGGACCTTCTGTTAAGGAGCCCACCTCAGACTCTGAGTGCCTCCCCTTCAGCTGATGCCAGACCCTCCTTAGCTTAGGTCTCGATTTAGGACCTGGGGACTGAGATGATTCAGGACTCCTGAGGCAAATCGCCCCACAGCCACAGGGGAAAGAATCGCCTGTAGCTGATCTGCAATCACAGAAGACTAGCACCTAGGAAGGACAACGAGACACGCCTGACAGAGACTCGGACCAGATCTCAACA
The nucleotide sequence above comes from Ursus arctos isolate Adak ecotype North America unplaced genomic scaffold, UrsArc2.0 scaffold_12, whole genome shotgun sequence. Encoded proteins:
- the ECM1 gene encoding LOW QUALITY PROTEIN: extracellular matrix protein 1 (The sequence of the model RefSeq protein was modified relative to this genomic sequence to represent the inferred CDS: inserted 1 base in 1 codon), translating into MGTMSRAAFVLACLAVTSVTSEGGSEAPGQRELGPEPLTYHIQEVGYAAPPSPPRSRALPMDHPDTPQHGSYFEGQSEVQPPPSRDAIPAQEEELPPPQLPVEKQADPPLPQEAIPLQEELPPPQVPVEQKEKKPAMDRSPPEPESWNPALHCQQGRSRGGWGHRLDGFPPGRPSPDNLDQICLPNRQHVVYGPWNLPQSGFSHLTRQGETLNLLETGYSRCCRCHSRTNRLDCTKLVWEDAMTRFCEAEFSVKTRPHRCCKQQGEARFSCFQEEAPQPHYQLRACPSHQPGTSSGPELPFPPGVPTLDNVKNICHLRRFRSVPRNLPATDPIQRQLQALTRLEGEFQRCCRQGNNHTCTWKAWEDALDGYCDREQSVKTHQHSCCHYPPSPARDECFARRAPYPNYDRDILTLDLSRVTPDLMGHLCGNGRVLSKHKQIPGLIRNMTTHCCDLPFPEQACCAEEKKSAFIEDLCGPRHNFWRDSALCCNLNPGDEQTNCFNTYYLRNVALVAGDNGDDKSQGEQGXTQGRNISPTPEPKEE